ttaataatattaagaTAGAATATGTTACTCACACTTGAACCTTGTTATCTTACATTCGAATAACTTCTAGtctaatttcaaataatttgtgAGTGAGTAGAACTGTAATTTCCAATGACGCTATTCATTGTTTGCTATCCCAAATTGACTTAgattggatgttgtgttgttgataCATACAGAAAATCAGGAATGATTTAGCGCTTTCATCTCCTGTTGTTAATTTCTTACAGATGTTTGGCTGGTAGGGTAGGCGATGGACTAACACTTACTGAACGCGAAAAACTATGAAGAATACAGCTAAAATAAACAGAAGTAAATATATAAGAGTTCATTTCCTTTTCAGAATActgaacattatacagttttgaatttttcataCTGCATTTGACATGCTCTCGTAATTCTCTTAAACATTATTTAACACATTACAAAAATTTGTATTGTTTCCAACTGCTTGACAATATGTTCCATGTTCTTGACAAAAGAAAAGTGATGATATCAAGGCAATGTGCATCATTAtcattagtccgctaaacctttCTATATTCATTAGGCTCTTTTAGGTCACccgagacgaagtctcaagtgaacttttctaatcgccttttgtccgtcgtcgtccgtcgtcgtgcgtcgtccgttgtgtgttcgtaaacaatttacagttTCGACCTCTTCTTCAAAACTGCTgcagcaaattcaatgaaattttgcacaaaccttctgaGGCATAAgatcaatcaaaattgtgaatgatATGGATGATATGGTTTCCCCAAGGAGCTGTgggtggggccaaaaagggccaaataggctaaaacttcttaactcacagatgtggtacaATAATATATTCTTCATTGATAGAAAGGtaataaggccaaaaaatatgaattatatgacccagGGGTTTCCAGTTTCCCCTTGAAAGGGGgtcatatttactaaagtttatataggaaaacccCATTTATGAGTATTTTTTGCTCacttttcataggaaatgagtcaaacttgattagaattatcagcctgagatagtatttaAACATCTAATCAAAATAGGTTCTggctgaccccaaggggccAGAGAGAGGTGCCataaggggtcaaaatggcttaaatttcAAAAACTTTCTTCACCACTCAAAGAGTCTTCATAAATTGAAAGGTTTCTAGGCCCTCTaccaaaaattgtgaaatttcatGGCCttggatctcagattttcccctgggtagggggtcaaatttactatagtttatattggaaaaacgCATTGATGAGTGTTATGTactcaattttcatagaaaatgagttaaacttaataaaaattattagcctgaggTAGTATTTGAGAGTCGTATCAatatgggtcaaaatggctaaaatttcaaaaaccttCTTTAGCAttaaaatactcttcatagattgaaaggtctctaAGTCTTCTACCAagattgtgaatttcatggcctgGGGTCTCAGATTTTTCCCTAGGTAGGGGGTataatttactatagtttatatagggaaaacatttataagcattatttgctcaattttcataggagaTGTCacggaatcaaatactcttcatacaAAATCtagattaaaaggttaaatCATCACtacctgatgggccaatatatagtacttatatgtctgtttcattctgtatccgaactcaggtgataGAACATGTAACAGAATATGATATTTTAGATTCAAAACATAAAAGCTAATGCTAATTATCAACAATCAGCTGTTTATTGCGATTCAAACGATGATGAAGCTTCAGTCAGTGAAAGGGACATCTATGGCAGGCGTGGTGCATCAGTTTGAACCAAAAACGTGACGTAGGTTTTAGCATCAACTTCAACAAATAGATATGTACGTATGTGTAAGatctatatttatcacattactGACCCTTAAGAaatcatacggccatgtcataaatatcaggagggctgaagttggttgcgagttcctagttcctagttccgtttaataaacggaactaggaaccagacccgagttccgtttaacttaaacggaactaggaactcgcaaccaacttcagccctcctaaatatcataagacataTGATAATTGTTTcggtagacggaaacgtcaagTCGCCACTTTTATAGAAACGTCCATAAATACTggttatgtaataaatagaatcttacaatCGTGACTacgtaatatgaaatttattaaactcgTTAAATACTTCGATATGCTACCCATCTAAAAAGTTCGCGTGGCATAACAAATCATCGAGCtcgtttattaaatttcatattacatagacATTCATGTACCAAATGTAACAAATTATCATATTGATTATCTTTGGTACGAAGGTCGCCGACTGTTCAACAGTCTAGTCGTTCCTGCGTGCAAAGAAAACAATGATATGCAGACCCTTATGTTTTTGTAAACTAATACTTAGTATATCAATGTCTGAGAGGGCAAAGGACGCTCTTTACACAAAGTTCCGAAAATCAAAGAAACATATAGAAcagttttgttataaaaatcaGCCTTTTATTTTTCTAAAGTATAGCCATCAGCGGTAAACACGATTATGTACAAATAGTTTATAAATTATACTCAACATCCGTAGTAACTTTATTACTCAGCAACATGGGAATCTTTGCTGTGATGTTGCATGACAGAATTCATCTTCATTCCAATCTGAGATGTCACAATTTTAGCTAGTTTTATGTATATTGCTATCTTCTTCTAAAGGCCATGACGATAGATCGTATACATGTTAGACGATCGTAAACAGTTATATATGCAATGCTACTAACCAGAGACCTTTTCAAAGCCTTATCTCATTGATGATGACATTGGCCTTTGACCTTTGATTTTAACTAAGAcacttgaagaaaaaaaaatatgtacgGAAGTATGACACAGTGAACCACAATTACAATATCACATGTAAAGAATACTAGCATCAACGGTGAAAGCAATACAaacaacaattaattatattagtCACTTACATTGTCAATATAAGCATAATaagatgtttttaaaaatactGGAGAActtcaatttaaaaatgtttatctGTTTATTTCAATACAACTTAACGCTGTCACCACAGCCTTTCAATGGCAGTAAATAAACTGCCGAAGAAGCAGTGCAGCCAATCATAGTCGACAAGATATCGACATGTACTCCACAACAAACACAATACCATTAAAATGATGTCAGATCTAAAAatctagttttacattaatcGCTGGAGTTTTCGAGGAAATTAAATCCACGATCAAGTTCATCTCCGGTTCCGTTTAGACTATGTACGCTTCCTCGATGTCCGCGCCATGTCCGGCAGCCTTCACCGTGGCAACGGCTGTCAACGCTGAGGCTAGTATATGGATAAATCCGGCCAGGATATTTATTCCGAATGGGAAGTTAGCTGAGTGTGTTCCAGTAGCCAGATCATTAGCTAGCGAGTCGTACAGGGCTGCAAACACAAATGCACCTCCGAGAGCAAACAAACCTACAATATAAGTGTAATGCATTTAGTAAAAtctaattatatgtatatactgtatctCACGCACCTTGCACCCTTTTTGAGCTTGTAATGCTTGTTTGACAAGGTTGCAAAGACAATGATGCAAGAATATaactttgtttcatttttttggttttgtaCATTTTTGCTCCTGTTATTATTAATTGGCATAAGTATCAACAGTCCAACAGAGTCAACATATGTCATAATAATAATGCATACTACCACTCAGCGAGTCAACATTTCTTGATAAACGCAAAACATTCCAAAGCAAAACCATGAGAAAAATAATGAACTTGGTAAAGTCTTTTCCATAAATCTTCACTATAGCAACAAGTTTAAAGAGATCCAAGAAGTATACTAGCGCCCACCAacgaatgatctacgtctgaaaATGAAAAGAGTGGTCTTTTCTCTGCATTTCAAACTTTGACTACAAATtacatatgacatttgagaaagatccctcaAGTACGTTCTGAgatatagcagtaacaaaccTCAACTTTGAAAATCCAAGGTGGCGACCATTTTGccgactgattggtcccaaaatgcaatatgcacaacacaATCAGGATCCTACGGGAAcctatatacaggtatgatatttgagatagatcctttcagtactctgagaattagcggtaacaatattcaacaatcaaaatccaagatgactgcatgtattgttgaccgatcgatctcAAAGCGCATCATGTACAACTAAGGTCAATGGGGAGCTTACATATCAAATTAAAGGTAGATCCCTTTAGCTATTTATGAGgaaagcggtaacaaacttcaataacacaattcaaaatggcggcttgTTGGCTATCTTGTCAttcgatcggtccaaaaattcaatttatcaTCTATGACTTTAGGTATACCtgaatatcaaatttgagaaaaattccTTAATTACTTTCTGAGgaaaagtggtaacaaacttcaattatcagatccaagatggctgcctgtcggccactttgttgaccgatcggtctcCAACGTTTtaaaaatgcacaactagggtcctcgGGGAAATTGCATATGATTTTTAAGACAGATTACTGTAGTggtttctgagaaatagccgcaACAAACAAACATCGATTATCGCAAGAGATTCAGGAGGGAttttggcgcccaccaaagaatatCTATGTCTGCCATTgtaaagagggatcttttctctgcttatCAAACTCTAAGATGGCGACCTGTCGGCCATGTTGTCGACCGATCAataccaaaatgtaatatttactaCTAGGGTCATATAAGCTACCATTGAATTTTGTCAACGAACCAATTTAACGAGACCAGTGTGAATTTTGTAGCACTATGACAGTGAACCTGTAAAATACCTATAAAAAGATTCAAAAGACCCAAGGGGCCTGTAATATGGATGATTCAATGTTGCCCTCCTAAAATATACATCAGGGTTCTTTTGTTGACCCaaactatatcaaattaatgttcaattttGATATCCTATTTCAAGGCTATATTTTTCTATGTGCGGCTTAAAAATTTGGAGGCCTATTTTtagcaatatcaaattttcaacaAAATGGTACACCCAATTCCGGTTcttatacaatacaaatattttgcaattatttggaCTATACTTTCAACCAAAGATGATGAATTTGGTGAGATTGTCATCTAAAGATAAAACTGTTGGAAGGTCAATTTTTAGAAACTTCAGACAAATTCTACGTCTTTGCAGGccaatttataattaatttgcaaatcgatattatttgttttcaaacatATTCATAATAACATCACTGAAGTTTCATCtaatgtttaaaacaatatgTATTGATAGATTTAGTGAAATAACCGCGTAAGGGTACCTCAATCAGAACATGTAAGGAAATTATGAGGTTTTTTCACTTTTTCGAATCTGCATTCCAATGGCTACCTACTTCCGATTATTGCACACCTACCCATAGTCAAAAGTTAGTCATTTCAAGGTCAAAACTTccgtacattgtatatggtcaattaatacaaaaaatcaatatcgCATTCCATGCTGTTCACAAGTAGGGTCTTAGGACAGtcttcatataatttttttagaCAGATCTttccagtactttctgagaaatagcggaaacaaacttgaattattaaaatccaagatggctgcctgtcggccatcttggaggtaactatcaaaatcagagATGCCTGTCTaccggccatcttgttgaccgatcagtacCAAAATGCAAATTTGAACAACTAGGTTCCGATGtgatttttgagaaatagccgtaacaaacgtcattgtcaaaatcaaaaatggctACCTATCAGCCATCGTGTTGACTGAtaggttccaaaatgcaatatgcacacgTACATATGAAATTTGCGAAAGATCACTTcaatattttctggaaaatagcggtaacaagaattgttaatggatggacggaaggacggacgacggaggAAAGGCGATTTGAGTATATTAATCATAGCTTACTTTAAGTAAAAATGACTTTGTAGTTGACACCAAAATCAATTCAAAACTGTGTCTCGTTATAAGCTATCGCTATGTTTTCACAAAATTCATCAATccgttctcaagttatcatctgaAAATGACAtctggacagacagacagacagacagacagacaagtcTAACATTATAATCCCCTCCGGTTTCACTGACAGGGACCTGATCAACACGAACCTGCAGCCCCGAGGAGGTAGATTGCGACTGATCGGACTCCTTCCTTCCTGACAGGAAGATACAACACGTGTAGAAATAGTGCCAGGATACACAAAAAGCAGGCGAACACTTCAAATATCCGGGAGATGAACAACcattctgaaataaaaaaaattatagatGTTAAAACCGTCTTACACAAAATAAGTACGCATTCTACCTAGAAAATGCGTAATTTTCAATAGATATATAGTCAGGTCAAACTAAACTTCGTCTTACATCAATTGATACACTCATGCAACTCGCATTGTATAAGGTCCGGTCCCACTGAAGAGCGGATTAATTACGGATGAATTTAGTTTACAAACTTTTGCCGTTCGTTGTCATCCGCAACAAAATTggctaaaaataacaaattttcaagtataaattaCGGATATGTTAATAATATTCTGCGAATTTATTACGAACAAATGCGGATATTTCACGAATAAAAACGAATACGATAACGGATGCTCTCCCGTGTGGGGTACAATCGGTAAGATTACCCAACAATGCGGATACGTAACAAACAATTACGAATATATAACGCATATGTTGAGGAAACAGATCGGAAGTATAGCGATTGTTACGGAAATATAACGAATCTATTAATAATGCATTGCGCAGATGTAGCGGAAAGAACGGTTGTATTGCGCATGTTGGGCATCTGAATTACGGTAAGAAAAGAAGAGCGCTCGGGCCTTTCGATATCGCTTTTCAAACAACACGACTGCAACAAAGATAAGCAAGTTGCAACTTCCATCCTACATCCTCCAGATACAAGGAAGGTCTAGTCTgcttcaaattcaaatcaaagcaaaaaactttttcttttctgtctttGAATTAATTTCATGACTTGAACATTCTGATTAATTTGTTGTTGGATACCATTGTTATGTTGTATTGGTATTATTGCCGAGGACCCATTATTACACCTGTATTTCTCGACGGACTGgaaataatagataaatatgtcgatttttgccatatttataCAGTAGTTTTGGTTTACGCAACACGTTTGTTATACATTCGCAAATTATTCtcaaatcaaatgcaaaacagacgCAATACAAATGCTGAACTCAATATACATTCgttacaaattattttgattcgtGATGTCAACGTGATAGGTATGCTATTTATTCGTTTTACACACTGTCCCAGTTCGCTATAAAGCCGCAAAACCCTGTCAGTTGCGGATATCAACGAATAACAGCGGATATACAGCGCATATAATAAGCATGTATTGAGTATATATTGCGAGCGAATAGCGTATCTAATGCGAATGATTTCTGtaatcaaaattttgtgcaCTTCAAAAATCCTGGGAACGGAAAAAACACGCCATTGCGGATAATTACGGACGTGTGCGGATGTTGGGCGACAGATACAAGTAcgattaaagtgaatagtcgggcaaaggaaaccagtctaaatgcgttctttggccttccaaaagtcattgtataccataatgatggtcaagttctgcttacggtgtccagttttgaccattgaaattttggggaagccccgtgtaaatttagcacagttctaaatataaattcgccaaactctttgaaaacgaggctgcgtggaaatgtcaacatggacatgtgtttctcagtcgtgtcggtttcgtttcgtgtgataaaccactaatgcggtatgcaaattgttgttttgagatgatacatttgattgcaaatgaagtattcttacattaatgacaatgctttgtaataatttttcgataaaagcatcttgtacatggaaatcgacacaaatattcggccgatgcagagatggggccccggcaaggggcaattattgcagcatcgcattcgtcgtattttacatcaaccgaatcatgaaggttaagtacaaataatcgtaacataatttcccatttaaaaccacacgaaaacgttccatagaacgtccatgcatgtagctgtcaaagatgtgaaaataaattagctcatacattgatattttacaagtacaatatatgtgttcaattattcgtgtagttttttgcagagatttaattaaattatctatgtctctgtttttttttttttttttttttttttttaaacaatatttgagttctggagagagatgacatgaatgtccagctggaaggaaagaaacttttatgatgtatatgtatcgtacaatgtatatatgtaaacgtacattccatgtagctgctatagaattacaactaggaaattctctcaaacattgataatatttaattcttcacactcatgtaggcctatgctgtgagaattaacacatcatatatatttccagaaaacatataggcctacatgtatgttactttccttttctgttgtttcctgttctttttgtgctctggagaaaaagatgattgagttgaagaaaagtaattaattaagagaaatgtgtaccacagtactttgtctgtagccgaggggttctatactgttttaatagtccagtaattaataattaaattgaaaatttcaaaattaaagatgaaattgtaaattccatttttgaatgcagtggttcccctcctttgagagtacacagtgtgtataccctttttggtttttaggaataatacctgaataggaacctgaaataacatgacaatcaatcaggtatgtgtgtgttggggggtgggggtgggggggggtggggggctaaaagacagaagaatcatgaggttgggaagttgtaacttgagtggggggttgaaatatataagaaatagctacagataactggaagtggaagggtgctttatcattgatctggtcattgcatatttggggtttacatggcttttttttttggttatttaatttagtctcattgattttggagcaactttgaatccatatggtactgtatatctttcttttttccatgtgtagctatttcttctgtatttcaccctccgcccaagtcacaacttcccaataggtaccacttttttgtttagaactcaaatcaaagaccgatgtacatagtactacatactacattttagtctatgtgtttgtaatcactgttactacagtattatacataaatggtctatgtacaagttttacatagacaataaatgtgaaatttggttcagacaaaaagatttttaacatttcagataacttgctagttttatggttttatttatatgttgagtctactctcttgtaaagtagaatttagaaatgctaagacaatggtatctatattgctatatgtaaaaaaaattccttatattttaaaagtaattgaaaagctatctcacaagccctgacaaacaaatgagccggcatatggatgcaagaattataatcactggatctagaggactaatataaacaaatatttctacaaagttaaacaatgaaaaagtattgcatcataattttatttaatgattacacttgaaaggaacatttaataaattaatactgtttaaatgttctgttcatgatcttctaggtccatattggaaaagtttactttcaagagcactcatatcaacattcttcagtcttcatatgatgctaattgtatgtatatgtatacatatacacttgtatacaggtccaagggatgaactttctgtattcatgtcactatgcatgcatggtgcctgaaaaaaagaaccaacaattttttatatctgttgaatatgacaaaaattgaaatgatcaatttcaaatatatataaatgaataaatgtaggttcattctacaggtttcttttattttagagaaaacattttataagttgtgaatgtgtcactgatgcatttgatagaatcaaatattgtttcaaaaaagatacaaaattcattatctatagttccaaaaaaaaattcagaataattataaatgatacatggctgcagtacatttcaactctgtaaagtttgtcatatacacatgaaccaggtacagttgtaataaatatacaaacaatatctattattatgaccagaaataatactgtatgtgtcctccaaatatatctaaagaacaagctaaaacctacatgtacatatgtatatgtgtatatcagaacatatacaatacaattttaccaattaacctacaatgtaaatcctatatacaatgtatgtgtataacactaccagaacatgtacagaacaaaaatttacaaattaaaaatctataaatatatacatcagaactgtatgaattgaccggtagcataatattatagattaattgaaacaaatcttagcttgataatgcactagcggttacattctaactgtacatgcattacaacggtacattttataaatatacagggcattcattacccctaaagaggccccacgaaagaaccgctatttaccccagggttacgttttacgcgattggggaacaggtatgaaacatgtgaccatatgtgaccactcatttatgaaaaaatactgctagggactatttacataatgatcaaaatacgaagactcactcactatcagctgagcagggagtaccgggtagtaggcctaggtacgtacagtagcggtccggagccgcgtgctcgtttgaactgttctcttcactataacaagttgtattaacactctccatgcgtcgtaatgtttaccgagtcagttgtagggattgtcgctgctccattgcctttcctttcgcattttaggtgagtcagttgttggttgttttggcggaaacctgttggttcaaaactacggtagccatgttttgtttactacggagagtggtggatgttgcgcatgcgttaagattgacctgcactcatagccggtcgggaggacttttaggattcccatagatattattattttcttcgcatgtacagcgattttgacggaaagttttatttttcttattcataagaaattataccggatatattaataccatttttaccgattttacagtcacttgcccgactattcgctttaacgAATATTGCGTATGTTCAGCGAATATCAGCCAATTTTGTGCGCAATGCGTTCGCAAATCTTCCTAAACgccagtgggaccgggcctAGATAAGTCGTCTGAAGAACAGAAATGTATGCCATTTATTTGCCAGCTACATTTATAATAGTTTCATTTTGGCGAAATACAGCACGGGCATAGCATACATTTTGGCTTCACATATCGGGAGATTTTACTATAATCTCTCACGATGGTTACAATGGTTTTTGGCGTCATTCCATGGAAAGGTTGATATTTACCGTAATCTCTTTCGATTTTTCCCATGCAggaaataaattacatatagAAAGTTCATAATCTCATAACCAGGGATTTGACTTCACATACAAGGAGATTTCACACTTACCATAACCCCCCTCGATTGTTACCAGGGATTTGACTTTACATAAGGATATTTCACACTTACCTTCATCTCCCTCGATTGTCACCAGGGATTTGACTTTACATTTAAGGATATTTCACAC
The DNA window shown above is from Argopecten irradians isolate NY chromosome 8, Ai_NY, whole genome shotgun sequence and carries:
- the LOC138329600 gene encoding uncharacterized protein, whose product is MFQTVECLPKCEVKSLVTIEGDYEWLFISRIFEVFACFLCILALFLHVLYLPVRKEGVRSVAIYLLGAAGLFALGGAFVFAALYDSLANDLATGTHSANFPFGINILAGFIHILASALTAVATVKAAGHGADIEEAYIV